One window from the genome of Desulforamulus ruminis DSM 2154 encodes:
- a CDS encoding tetratricopeptide repeat protein, whose product MRNWFLGLFLFLLFIQPVPVQAGEGNKNTAAGKESNPPMVHIFMYHVIDEGPNGLYVPETDFEEQIKLLSEQGYKSATLSQLPEILKGAKGKPGDKWVILTLDDGYVSLYDNAFPILKKYGFTATAFIITEMVDTPNHVTWEQLKELQRYGIEIGCHTETHPYLYNLEQKDQQREIAGAKEKLEQKLNIKVVSFSYPYGAYNDQVIEEVRKNGFTEAVTVNTGISSPLDDAYTLPRVNIYGGMRLESLAQILRFKPGQYDNNLAAGFNAVDLNPLDEKAYLSRGMAYDNLGRYELALADYDKAIEINPEFPDPYNGKGYIYNKLGQQTESIANYTKSCELAPTFPYPFNNRAKVYVEIGEYDKAIGDLNKVIEMDPNFPYLASTYNKKGYAYAKLGNYQQALADCSKSIELNADYADAYNSRGYTYYHSGQAELAETDLNRAIELDPNQPLYYFNLSNVYKTLGQEYKAEASLKKVLELEANK is encoded by the coding sequence GTGAGGAATTGGTTTTTGGGGTTATTTTTATTCCTACTTTTTATTCAACCGGTTCCGGTTCAGGCCGGTGAGGGAAACAAAAATACTGCGGCAGGAAAAGAAAGTAATCCTCCCATGGTCCATATCTTTATGTACCACGTCATTGACGAAGGACCCAACGGCCTCTATGTTCCGGAAACAGACTTTGAGGAACAAATTAAACTACTTTCTGAACAGGGCTATAAAAGTGCGACCCTGTCCCAACTTCCTGAAATTTTAAAGGGTGCCAAGGGAAAGCCCGGCGATAAATGGGTCATCCTGACCCTGGATGACGGCTACGTCTCCCTTTATGATAACGCCTTTCCCATTTTGAAGAAATACGGTTTTACAGCCACTGCTTTTATTATTACGGAGATGGTGGATACGCCCAACCATGTCACCTGGGAACAATTAAAGGAGCTCCAGCGCTATGGAATAGAGATTGGCTGTCATACGGAAACCCACCCTTATTTATATAATCTGGAACAAAAAGATCAACAACGGGAGATTGCCGGGGCGAAAGAAAAACTGGAACAAAAATTAAATATCAAAGTGGTTTCTTTTTCTTACCCTTATGGGGCCTATAACGATCAGGTCATCGAAGAGGTCAGAAAAAACGGTTTCACCGAAGCAGTTACGGTAAACACAGGCATTTCTTCCCCCCTGGATGATGCCTATACGCTGCCCCGGGTGAATATTTACGGCGGCATGCGTCTGGAATCTTTGGCCCAAATCCTGCGATTTAAGCCGGGCCAATACGATAACAATCTGGCCGCGGGTTTTAATGCCGTGGACCTTAATCCTCTGGATGAAAAAGCCTATTTGAGCCGAGGGATGGCTTATGATAATTTGGGCCGGTATGAACTGGCCCTGGCAGATTACGATAAAGCCATTGAAATCAACCCGGAATTTCCGGATCCCTATAACGGCAAAGGCTATATTTATAACAAGCTAGGCCAACAGACCGAGTCCATCGCCAACTATACCAAGTCCTGTGAACTGGCCCCCACCTTCCCCTATCCCTTTAACAACCGGGCTAAGGTTTATGTGGAAATTGGGGAATATGACAAAGCCATTGGGGATTTAAATAAGGTTATCGAAATGGATCCAAACTTCCCTTACCTGGCCTCCACCTATAATAAAAAAGGCTATGCTTATGCCAAATTGGGCAATTATCAGCAGGCATTGGCCGATTGCAGCAAGTCCATCGAGTTAAATGCGGATTATGCCGACGCTTATAACAGCAGGGGCTACACCTATTACCACAGCGGCCAGGCAGAATTGGCCGAGACGGATTTAAACCGGGCCATTGAGCTGGACCCTAACCAACCCCTTTATTACTTTAACCTGAGTAATGTCTACAAAACATTGGGGCAAGAGTACAAGGCTGAGGCCAGCTTAAAAAAAGTGCTTGAGCTGGAAGCCAATAAATGA
- a CDS encoding LytR/AlgR family response regulator transcription factor — MVTIFLCDDNQQMIDKYSRLITQYANKNRITITLSAFNSGEALLFHLSDSPNQADIIYLDILMGHLNGMETAKKLRKLGCNSEIIFLTTSEDYVFEAFDITPVHYLVKDSTSSEKFEQIFLRAISLAEAKKTELFVCESGSTRKVIPLKDISYFEIWKRVVMVHYKSEEKFEYYGTMEQLEKQMLEKDFIRVHRSYLVNLSYIAKFQRQSLVLKTGKVIPIGITYLKQVKEAFSKYISRSNIYSID; from the coding sequence ATGGTGACAATCTTTTTGTGCGATGACAATCAGCAAATGATTGATAAATACAGCAGACTGATAACCCAGTATGCCAACAAAAACAGGATAACCATCACCCTTTCCGCTTTTAACAGCGGGGAAGCACTGCTATTCCATCTGTCCGATTCTCCGAATCAGGCGGATATTATCTATCTGGATATTTTAATGGGACATTTGAACGGTATGGAAACCGCTAAAAAGCTAAGAAAACTTGGCTGCAATTCAGAAATCATCTTTCTTACAACCAGCGAAGATTATGTGTTTGAGGCCTTTGATATTACACCGGTTCACTATTTGGTTAAAGACTCAACCTCTTCCGAGAAGTTTGAACAGATTTTTTTACGGGCTATTTCACTGGCAGAGGCAAAAAAGACCGAGCTATTTGTGTGCGAATCAGGGAGCACCCGCAAAGTTATACCGCTGAAGGATATTTCCTATTTTGAGATCTGGAAACGGGTGGTCATGGTGCATTATAAGTCGGAAGAAAAATTTGAATATTACGGGACAATGGAACAGCTTGAAAAACAAATGCTGGAGAAAGACTTTATCCGGGTACATCGTTCTTACCTGGTTAATCTGTCCTATATTGCAAAGTTCCAGCGGCAAAGCCTGGTTTTAAAGACCGGCAAGGTCATTCCCATCGGCATCACCTATCTGAAACAGGTCAAGGAAGCTTTCTCTAAGTATATATCCCGCTCTAACATCTACAGCATCGATTAA
- a CDS encoding PaaI family thioesterase produces the protein MKIINKQNNSRMCLVGDLDNQLGLKASFYGLENGELAVTFTPIEQHQSYPGRMHGGISSAILDETSRRVIMIDEPETWGVTVELSVKYNLPVPLEQPLTAIGRITRNNRRFFEGTGEIYLPDGSLAVSAAGKYLKLPIDRIADFDKQSKSGKWYIIKMTLWKSICLIKRKMNQRNPKTPSPLFIMEST, from the coding sequence ATGAAAATTATAAACAAGCAGAACAACAGCAGAATGTGTCTTGTAGGCGATCTGGATAACCAATTGGGTCTAAAAGCTTCCTTCTACGGTTTGGAAAACGGCGAATTGGCCGTCACCTTCACTCCAATCGAGCAGCACCAGAGCTATCCGGGCCGCATGCATGGCGGTATTTCATCCGCCATTTTAGATGAAACATCGCGGCGTGTGATCATGATTGATGAACCGGAAACTTGGGGTGTCACTGTAGAGTTATCTGTAAAATATAATTTACCGGTTCCGCTGGAACAACCCCTTACCGCCATTGGACGTATCACGCGAAATAACCGGCGTTTTTTTGAGGGTACCGGCGAGATTTACCTGCCGGATGGCTCTCTGGCTGTTTCTGCCGCAGGGAAATACTTAAAATTACCCATCGACCGGATTGCTGATTTTGATAAACAATCGAAAAGTGGCAAGTGGTATATCATCAAGATGACCCTGTGGAAATCCATCTGCCTTATCAAAAGAAAAATGAATCAGAGGAATCCTAAAACACCCAGTCCTCTCTTTATCATGGAATCTACATAG
- a CDS encoding copper amine oxidase N-terminal domain-containing protein, with amino-acid sequence MRISHKVIIGILSAAILSLSPVGAFAADTAGVQPANEVRAIQPISNQLDTESRINFHSFSGTVKEVKPYTGADGTAVEGWQYVLTENEQGAQTNFLVTTDTYWVTDTKASVGDKITGFYDANSPALMIYPPQYKAEVMAANLPEGQNIKVDWFDENLISEDNGLKLNLSDKTELVWQNGNSFDGKLTGGKLVVLYDVTTKSIPAQTNPIKVIVLLEKAQEPTEKEKTAPAESVPTMDIVVNDQIIDAPAPYVKEDGTVMVPMRTIAEALGFEVTWNSEKQGVLLDNHITLTLGQDYYTYLETAPVKLGAAPEVIGGKTFVPLQFFKKVVPMNNAYVFEGQIVINNGEIME; translated from the coding sequence ATGAGAATTTCTCACAAAGTTATTATAGGAATTTTATCCGCTGCAATCTTGTCCCTTTCGCCGGTTGGAGCATTTGCTGCTGATACAGCGGGTGTACAACCCGCCAATGAGGTGAGGGCGATACAGCCTATTAGCAACCAGTTAGATACAGAAAGCCGAATCAATTTCCACTCTTTTTCCGGAACCGTTAAGGAGGTAAAACCTTACACAGGTGCAGATGGCACGGCAGTTGAAGGATGGCAATATGTTCTCACGGAAAATGAGCAAGGAGCTCAGACAAACTTTCTTGTAACCACGGATACCTATTGGGTTACAGACACAAAAGCCTCGGTAGGCGATAAGATTACTGGCTTTTATGACGCCAATAGCCCTGCTTTGATGATTTACCCGCCTCAGTATAAGGCGGAAGTGATGGCTGCAAATTTGCCGGAAGGCCAAAACATCAAAGTAGATTGGTTTGATGAGAATTTGATCAGCGAGGATAATGGACTAAAGTTAAATCTTTCAGACAAGACGGAGCTTGTTTGGCAAAACGGGAATTCATTTGACGGTAAGCTTACAGGAGGAAAGCTGGTGGTTCTTTATGATGTAACCACTAAAAGCATACCTGCACAAACGAATCCCATAAAAGTCATTGTATTGTTGGAAAAAGCTCAAGAGCCGACGGAAAAAGAAAAGACTGCACCGGCTGAAAGTGTTCCTACCATGGATATTGTAGTGAATGATCAGATCATTGACGCGCCGGCGCCCTATGTCAAAGAGGACGGGACCGTAATGGTTCCCATGAGAACTATTGCTGAAGCCCTGGGATTTGAGGTGACCTGGAACAGTGAGAAGCAAGGTGTCCTATTGGATAATCACATCACTTTAACGTTAGGCCAGGACTACTACACTTATCTGGAAACTGCACCCGTTAAACTGGGAGCTGCTCCCGAGGTGATTGGCGGAAAAACCTTTGTACCACTGCAATTCTTTAAGAAAGTAGTTCCCATGAATAACGCTTATGTGTTTGAAGGACAGATTGTAATAAATAACGGAGAAATCATGGAATAA
- the hslO gene encoding Hsp33 family molecular chaperone HslO — MNDYLIRAVAADGSFRIFAARTTKTVEEARIRHNCWPVAAAALGRTMTGALLLGANLKGEDILTLRVLGEGPLGAIIVTANARGEVRGYVQEPQVHLPSTPEGKLPVGAAVGKGHLHVTRDLGLKEPFTGNVELVSGEIADDLAHYLTVSEQTPSAVSLGVLVETDNSVVAAGGMLLQRMPQASEDTLEKLEQNLAQLPPVSSLIFQGETPEEMIQRVTRGMDVKILESSPVSFCCHCSWERLENLLVGLGKEEISSILEEQGQAEVNCHFCSEKYHFKREDLMKILDRIEGERTP, encoded by the coding sequence ATGAATGATTATCTGATTAGGGCGGTTGCTGCCGACGGCAGCTTTCGGATATTTGCGGCCCGAACCACAAAAACGGTGGAAGAGGCAAGAATAAGACATAACTGCTGGCCGGTGGCGGCCGCCGCCTTGGGGCGGACCATGACCGGAGCCCTTCTGCTGGGGGCCAATTTAAAGGGCGAAGATATTCTCACCCTGCGGGTTTTAGGGGAAGGGCCCCTGGGAGCCATCATTGTAACAGCCAATGCCAGGGGAGAAGTTCGGGGTTATGTTCAGGAACCCCAGGTTCATTTGCCCAGTACACCGGAAGGGAAATTGCCCGTGGGAGCGGCGGTGGGCAAAGGACACCTGCACGTTACCAGGGATCTGGGGCTAAAGGAGCCCTTTACAGGGAATGTAGAATTGGTTTCCGGGGAGATTGCCGATGATTTGGCCCATTACCTGACGGTTTCGGAACAGACCCCTTCGGCGGTATCCCTGGGGGTTTTAGTAGAGACCGATAATTCGGTGGTGGCTGCCGGGGGGATGCTTTTACAGCGGATGCCTCAGGCTTCGGAGGATACACTGGAAAAACTGGAACAAAACCTGGCCCAGCTTCCCCCGGTGAGTTCGCTAATTTTTCAGGGGGAAACTCCGGAGGAAATGATTCAACGGGTAACCAGGGGAATGGATGTAAAAATTTTGGAAAGCAGCCCTGTAAGCTTTTGCTGTCACTGTTCCTGGGAAAGGTTGGAAAACCTTTTGGTGGGACTGGGCAAAGAAGAGATCTCTTCTATCCTGGAAGAACAGGGACAGGCAGAGGTTAACTGTCATTTCTGTTCTGAAAAGTATCATTTTAAACGGGAAGATTTAATGAAGATACTGGACCGAATTGAGGGTGAAAGAACCCCCTAG
- a CDS encoding gamma-glutamylcyclotransferase family protein, which yields MTDLDKAIIVLSIIREADNAPSFSTILNRGNFVEDELLNILDSLKAQGLVFSLDGDEGQPLNLRRFLTPKESKQTVDNRVADYLAELAGEGRLYFAYGANLNPDQMYHERCPGSHFLCRAQLEGYRLVFNKSSGKGGGIAGLEKSSGDSIWGVIYCLPENGPSILDQKQNQEIQYRKIRMAVKTSFGILCCDSYRTVPEGSFLPSRQYLEKMSSGAQFFGLHQQYLRWLVTLPTVN from the coding sequence TTGACAGACCTGGATAAAGCCATTATTGTGTTAAGTATTATTCGAGAAGCCGACAATGCCCCTTCCTTTTCAACCATTCTTAATCGAGGCAATTTTGTGGAAGATGAATTATTGAACATTCTAGACTCCCTGAAAGCCCAGGGGCTGGTCTTTTCCCTAGATGGGGATGAGGGACAGCCGTTAAATTTGCGGAGATTTTTAACCCCCAAGGAATCCAAGCAGACCGTTGATAATCGGGTTGCCGATTATCTGGCGGAACTGGCCGGTGAGGGCAGGTTGTATTTTGCTTACGGAGCCAATCTAAACCCCGATCAGATGTATCACGAACGCTGCCCGGGCAGTCACTTTCTCTGCAGGGCCCAATTAGAAGGCTACAGGCTGGTATTTAATAAATCCTCCGGAAAAGGCGGCGGCATTGCCGGTTTAGAAAAATCCTCCGGCGATTCCATCTGGGGTGTCATTTATTGTCTGCCTGAAAATGGACCGTCCATTTTAGACCAAAAGCAAAATCAGGAAATCCAGTACCGTAAAATTCGCATGGCTGTAAAGACCTCCTTCGGCATTCTTTGCTGCGACAGCTACCGGACGGTTCCGGAAGGTTCCTTTTTGCCCAGCCGTCAGTACCTTGAAAAAATGTCCAGCGGCGCGCAATTTTTTGGCCTTCATCAGCAATACCTGCGCTGGCTGGTTACCTTGCCCACGGTGAATTAA
- a CDS encoding CBO0543 family protein, with protein MIAAIVSWIIFYFLVDVWQLKRTIFGGLFTLALGSMVDWGGQQLDLYRFYDVIIPWAGCSMFYKFGPIFTMGILFTQYLPRKPILQVINILVVSLLYLAMEALILQTGVAEYRNWHILASLVVDMGAFTSLTWFAQTFQWSPASHRENRI; from the coding sequence GTGATCGCCGCTATAGTGTCCTGGATCATATTTTATTTTTTGGTAGATGTATGGCAGTTAAAAAGAACCATTTTTGGAGGATTGTTTACACTGGCCTTGGGCTCAATGGTAGACTGGGGAGGACAGCAGCTTGACTTGTACCGATTCTATGACGTTATCATCCCCTGGGCCGGATGCTCCATGTTTTATAAATTTGGTCCTATATTCACCATGGGTATCCTTTTTACACAATATTTACCCAGAAAACCAATCCTGCAAGTCATTAATATTTTGGTTGTTTCCCTGCTGTATCTAGCCATGGAAGCATTAATTTTGCAGACCGGGGTGGCGGAATACAGGAATTGGCATATTTTGGCCAGCTTGGTTGTGGATATGGGTGCCTTTACCTCTCTGACCTGGTTCGCCCAAACCTTTCAATGGTCCCCCGCAAGCCACAGAGAGAACAGAATTTAA
- a CDS encoding acetyl-CoA hydrolase/transferase family protein yields MAWHNRGIVSSSPDVLKDQYNRRRVSPQEAVQCIQSGNDVVVGFGVSETPILLDAMVDRKEELKDVRIHQMIPMRPAKYLEPGMEKHFTHVSWFTSGASRHGVQSGRFDIMPNYFSLSPRLFADYIEVDVLMATVSPMDRYGFFSFGASVDYTTTVAEKAKKIILVVNPNMPRTHGNTFIHVTQADFLVEDDASLPEIPAKELSREDIAIGQYVAEHIGDGSTIQLGIGKIPNAVAKALLHKNHLGIHSEILTDGMVDLIESGAVTNNAKSIHRGKALSCAALGTKKLYDFINDNPMFEFHPVSYTNNPNIIGKNIKMVSINATVEVDLLGQCASETIGPIQYSGTGGQVDFVRGAVQSPEGKAFIVLHSTVKGKSKIVPMFREGTVITTSKNDVDYIVTEYGAAHLSGKTFKQRAEALINVAHPEHRDELRESAKKMGLL; encoded by the coding sequence ATGGCCTGGCATAATAGAGGAATTGTAAGCAGCAGCCCCGATGTACTAAAGGATCAATACAATCGAAGGCGGGTTTCCCCCCAGGAAGCCGTCCAATGCATCCAAAGTGGGAATGATGTGGTGGTGGGCTTTGGTGTTTCGGAAACACCCATCTTACTGGATGCCATGGTAGACCGGAAAGAAGAGTTAAAGGATGTTCGTATTCATCAAATGATACCCATGCGCCCGGCAAAGTACCTGGAACCCGGTATGGAAAAACACTTTACCCATGTATCCTGGTTTACCAGCGGTGCCAGCCGGCACGGTGTTCAATCCGGCCGTTTTGACATTATGCCCAATTATTTTTCCCTTTCCCCCCGCCTTTTTGCCGATTATATTGAAGTAGACGTGCTCATGGCCACCGTTTCACCCATGGATCGCTACGGCTTCTTCAGCTTTGGCGCTTCCGTTGACTATACCACCACCGTGGCGGAAAAGGCCAAGAAAATCATCCTGGTGGTCAACCCCAACATGCCTCGAACCCATGGCAATACCTTTATCCACGTAACCCAGGCCGATTTTCTGGTGGAAGACGACGCTTCCCTTCCGGAAATCCCTGCCAAGGAACTCAGTCGTGAAGACATTGCCATCGGTCAGTATGTGGCGGAGCATATTGGAGACGGCTCCACCATTCAACTGGGAATCGGGAAAATTCCCAATGCGGTGGCCAAGGCACTCCTTCATAAAAATCATCTGGGAATCCACTCGGAAATCCTTACAGACGGCATGGTGGACTTAATTGAGTCCGGGGCGGTAACCAACAACGCCAAAAGCATTCACCGCGGCAAAGCCCTGTCCTGTGCTGCCCTGGGAACAAAAAAATTATATGATTTTATCAATGACAATCCCATGTTCGAGTTTCACCCGGTTTCCTATACCAATAATCCAAACATTATCGGCAAAAATATAAAAATGGTTTCCATTAATGCCACTGTGGAAGTGGATCTTTTGGGACAATGTGCTTCGGAAACCATCGGTCCTATTCAATACAGCGGAACCGGAGGACAGGTTGACTTTGTCCGGGGTGCGGTACAGTCTCCCGAGGGTAAAGCCTTTATTGTTCTGCATTCAACGGTAAAAGGAAAATCCAAAATTGTTCCCATGTTCCGGGAAGGCACCGTTATCACCACCAGCAAAAACGACGTGGATTACATAGTCACAGAGTACGGGGCCGCTCATTTATCCGGCAAGACTTTTAAGCAACGGGCCGAAGCTCTGATCAATGTTGCCCACCCTGAACACCGCGACGAATTAAGAGAATCCGCCAAAAAGATGGGACTTCTTTAA
- a CDS encoding NifB/NifX family molybdenum-iron cluster-binding protein produces the protein MKIAIPARNGKVNEHFGSTEEFAILELENGKVINKKMISNEGLQHDHGGIANMLKNEKIEAIICGGIGGHMMQALQMMGLKVVNGASGSLESVSEAYANNCLVTRPVQCGCGGDHHHHHHHHGGGCNH, from the coding sequence ATGAAAATCGCGATACCCGCAAGAAACGGCAAGGTCAATGAGCATTTTGGAAGCACCGAGGAGTTCGCTATTTTGGAATTGGAAAACGGCAAGGTTATAAATAAGAAGATGATTTCCAATGAGGGTTTGCAGCATGATCACGGCGGCATTGCCAACATGTTGAAAAATGAAAAAATTGAAGCCATTATTTGCGGCGGTATTGGAGGACACATGATGCAGGCCCTGCAGATGATGGGCCTGAAAGTGGTGAACGGGGCCTCCGGTTCCCTGGAAAGTGTCTCTGAAGCCTATGCCAACAATTGTCTGGTTACCCGTCCTGTTCAATGCGGCTGTGGCGGTGATCATCACCATCACCATCATCATCATGGCGGCGGCTGTAATCACTAA
- a CDS encoding DUF134 domain-containing protein, whose protein sequence is MARPPKRRLVERLPVITYFKPQGIPMSQLSEVVLTVEELESIRLVDLEELDQEVCAEKMNVSRPTFHRILNSARKKISQALINGLAIRVDGGNFQIALSSFLCGQCGHKWQGTFCHRHTKCPQCQSKDWKVDQ, encoded by the coding sequence ATGGCGCGACCTCCTAAACGGCGATTGGTAGAGCGTTTACCTGTAATTACATACTTTAAGCCCCAGGGGATTCCCATGAGCCAGTTGTCCGAGGTGGTTCTTACGGTGGAAGAGCTGGAGTCCATTCGTCTGGTGGATTTGGAGGAATTGGACCAAGAGGTATGTGCCGAAAAGATGAATGTATCCCGACCTACTTTTCACAGGATTTTAAACTCAGCCCGTAAAAAAATTTCCCAGGCACTGATTAACGGCCTGGCCATTCGGGTAGACGGCGGTAATTTTCAAATCGCTCTTTCAAGCTTTCTTTGTGGACAGTGCGGCCATAAATGGCAGGGGACTTTCTGCCACCGGCATACCAAATGTCCCCAATGTCAATCAAAGGACTGGAAAGTGGACCAGTAG
- a CDS encoding response regulator transcription factor, producing MKQVLIVEDDRNLSRGLCLALKNQELQIVPCFDLKSAREQLACGMTGLVLLDINLPDGSGLELLREIKTVSNPVPVILLTANDTEMDVVMGLEHGADDYITKPFSLAILRARVKAQLRRGIAQASKVFVIGSYRFDFEQMTFFKSDTAVELSKTEQKLLRLLVENQGVTISRAVLLERIWTDGADFVDENALSVTVKRLRDKLDAARYIKTVYGLGYVWAVKQDD from the coding sequence ATGAAACAAGTATTAATCGTTGAAGATGACCGCAATCTTAGTCGAGGCTTGTGCCTTGCTTTAAAGAATCAAGAGCTTCAAATTGTTCCGTGTTTTGATTTAAAATCCGCTCGTGAACAGCTTGCCTGCGGTATGACGGGGCTGGTTTTGCTGGACATTAATCTTCCCGATGGCAGCGGATTGGAACTGCTTCGGGAAATTAAAACCGTGAGCAATCCTGTTCCAGTGATCCTGTTAACTGCCAATGACACTGAAATGGATGTGGTTATGGGGTTGGAGCACGGTGCGGATGATTACATCACAAAGCCCTTTAGCCTTGCAATTCTTCGGGCGAGAGTAAAGGCTCAACTACGCCGCGGCATAGCCCAAGCCTCAAAGGTGTTTGTCATTGGCAGCTATCGGTTTGATTTTGAGCAGATGACATTCTTTAAGTCGGATACTGCGGTGGAGTTAAGCAAAACGGAACAAAAGCTCCTTCGATTGTTGGTGGAAAATCAGGGCGTAACCATAAGCCGAGCGGTTCTCCTTGAGCGCATTTGGACGGATGGCGCCGATTTTGTGGATGAAAATGCGCTTTCGGTGACCGTTAAGCGTCTGAGGGACAAGCTGGACGCGGCGCGGTATATCAAAACAGTGTACGGGCTGGGCTATGTATGGGCGGTAAAACAGGATGACTGA
- a CDS encoding sensor histidine kinase, giving the protein MTEWNLGLPIIALAAILLCCIIVLFQRRNTKKIMKTLNQMLDSAIDGSFTEHSFDESLLSSVESRLNRYLTASAVSARNLTTEKEKIKELLADISHQTKTPIANILLYAQLLEEQAIPEESRDCIAALRGQAEKLSFLITALVKLSRLETGVLTLHPVSNTIAPMLDEVAAQFMPKAAQKEIRLTVDSTDADAVFDFKWTTEALCNLVDNAIKYTSSGGSIRIKVKVYDLFCRIDVADTGIGISEAEQAKIFARFYRSQSVCEQEGVGIGLYLTRQILAGQSGYIKVATSLGDGAVFSMFLPRKN; this is encoded by the coding sequence ATGACTGAGTGGAACCTTGGCCTGCCCATCATTGCCTTAGCAGCTATTCTGCTATGCTGTATAATCGTGCTCTTTCAACGCCGTAATACTAAAAAAATCATGAAAACGCTCAACCAAATGCTGGATAGCGCCATAGACGGCAGCTTTACAGAACATAGCTTTGATGAAAGCCTGCTTTCTTCGGTGGAGAGCAGATTGAACCGATATCTGACTGCTTCGGCGGTATCGGCACGCAATTTAACAACAGAGAAAGAAAAAATTAAAGAACTGCTGGCCGATATCTCCCATCAGACCAAAACTCCCATTGCCAATATTCTGCTCTATGCACAACTGCTTGAGGAACAGGCTATACCGGAAGAAAGCAGGGATTGTATCGCTGCGCTGAGGGGGCAAGCAGAAAAGCTGAGCTTCTTGATTACCGCGTTAGTGAAATTATCCCGGCTGGAAACCGGGGTTTTAACACTGCATCCGGTCTCAAATACCATTGCGCCTATGCTGGATGAGGTAGCCGCACAGTTCATGCCCAAGGCAGCGCAAAAAGAAATTCGGCTGACAGTGGATTCCACAGATGCTGATGCGGTATTTGACTTCAAATGGACCACAGAAGCGTTGTGTAATCTGGTGGATAACGCCATTAAATATACGTCCTCGGGGGGTAGCATACGCATCAAAGTAAAGGTTTACGATCTGTTTTGCCGCATTGATGTGGCGGATACCGGAATCGGGATTTCAGAAGCCGAACAGGCAAAAATATTTGCGCGCTTTTACCGTTCCCAGTCCGTCTGCGAACAGGAAGGCGTAGGGATTGGCCTGTACCTGACCCGCCAGATTTTAGCCGGTCAGAGCGGCTATATCAAAGTAGCGACCTCTTTAGGTGATGGGGCGGTATTTTCGATGTTTCTTCCCCGAAAGAATTAA
- a CDS encoding ABC transporter ATP-binding protein produces MIILQTQDLKKIYGAGANTVHALAGINLQVKKGEFVAIVGTSGSGKSTLLHMLGGLDRPTGGTVIVDGKDIFSLKDQELTIFRRRKIGFVFQNYNLVPVLNVYENIVLPIQLDGNAPDAAYIDSIIETLGLQSKLQNLPNNLSGGQQQRVAIARALAAKPAIILADEPTGNLDSKTSQDVLGLLKITSQKFAQTIVMITHNEEIAQLADRIVRIEDGLIVTQ; encoded by the coding sequence ATGATAATTTTACAGACTCAGGATTTAAAAAAAATTTACGGCGCTGGGGCAAACACCGTTCATGCTCTCGCAGGCATCAACCTGCAGGTGAAAAAAGGCGAATTTGTCGCTATTGTGGGCACCTCCGGCAGCGGCAAGAGCACGCTCCTGCACATGCTGGGCGGGCTGGATCGTCCCACCGGCGGCACAGTCATAGTGGACGGCAAGGACATCTTCTCCCTGAAGGACCAAGAGTTGACCATCTTCCGCCGCCGCAAGATCGGCTTTGTGTTCCAGAATTATAACCTGGTTCCCGTACTTAACGTCTATGAAAATATTGTGCTGCCTATCCAGTTGGACGGCAACGCGCCGGATGCCGCCTATATAGACAGCATCATCGAAACACTGGGCTTGCAGTCCAAGCTGCAAAACCTGCCCAATAACCTCTCCGGCGGACAGCAGCAACGGGTTGCCATCGCACGGGCTTTGGCTGCAAAGCCCGCCATCATTTTGGCAGATGAGCCTACTGGCAACCTGGATTCCAAGACCAGTCAGGATGTGTTGGGGCTGTTAAAGATCACCAGTCAGAAATTTGCCCAAACCATTGTGATGATTACTCACAATGAGGAAATTGCTCAGTTGGCTGACCGTATCGTCCGTATTGAGGACGGTTTGATCGTCACTCAATAA